The Cryptococcus gattii WM276 chromosome B, complete sequence genome has a segment encoding these proteins:
- a CDS encoding Hypothetical protein (Similar to TIGR gene model, INSD accession AAW41787.1; CNB00870) produces the protein MAILSTPSPTLYVSGLETKTKKQELKQQLYALFSPYGRVIDVVAKKHDGGRGQAFVVFEEQVAATAALRALTGETFYNKELVRLFRTSICSKLTVSREYHTHKSHLTPRPPVKTLQLPEKQPLSKLPNLPFPEPKTSMSSLKRRDTMKRPVCWARREFWRTGMKKGEQRGLSRRTMKRWRLRWMKMRRNQCSSAQIFPQSVMPILWVLSSLNIKASSPRPNSHLLSHLLPPIPSPTRAPSLLTQHSNQGIRPPRQRTRLMAI, from the exons ATGGccatcctctccacccCTTCACCGACGCTCTATGTCTCGGGTCTCGAAACAAAGACAAAAAAGCAGGAATTAAAGCAGCAGCTCTACGCCCTTTTCTCTCCATACGGCAGAGT GATCGATGTGGTCGCGAAGAAGCAtgatggaggaagagggcAGGCATTCGTCGTCTTTGAGGAGCAGGTAGCGGCTACTGCGGCGTTGAGAGCGTTGACCGGCGAAACATTCTACAACAAAGAACTGGTACGCCTTTTTCGAACATCTATTTGCTCAAAATTAACCGTAAGCAGAGAATATCATACGCACAAAAGCCATCTTACGCCACGACCACCCGTCAAGACCCTTCAGCTTCCCGAGAAGCAGCCGCTATCCAAGCTGCCAAACTTACCGTTTCCCGAGCCCAAGACGAGTATGAGCAGCTTGAAAAGGAGAGACACGATGAAGAGGCCGGTTTGTTGGGCGAGAAGAGAGTTTTGGAGGACGGGGATGAAGAAAGGGGAGCAAAGAGGGTTAAGCAGGAGGACGATGAAGCGATGGAGATTGAGATGGATGAAG atgaggagaaaCCAGTGCTCATCTGCTCAAATCTTCCCGCAGAGTGTAATGCCGATATTATGGGTGCTCTCTTCTCTCA ATATCAAGGCTTCATCTCCGCGACCCAACTCCCATCTTCTTTCAcacctccttcctcccatcCCAAGCCCAACCCGGGCGCCATCTCTTTTAACGCAACATTCCAATCAAGGGATCAGGCCGCCAAGGCAAAGGACGAGGTTAATGGCTATCTGA
- a CDS encoding Longevity-assurance protein-like protein, putative (Similar to TIGR gene model, INSD accession AAW41786.1; involved in acyl-CoA-dependent ceramide synthesis), producing MAYNLTASAIPSLIHSHVPQSLRPFVTLSYPITDPLAHPSAQTLYDKGPQDAYFVVFWAIAFTVLREVFMKGLFSPFMRICLRSPPKIKGQEREYAKARKKREHIVTRFAEQGWSWLYCSVYWTFGVIVLRQNPSPTSPEQLWGTYPAIPLPALTKFYYLSQLGWWFHQLLVINCEKRRRDHWQMFGHHILTITLIVGSYVMNFTQVGVLIHCLMDFCDILLPLAKMFRYLSLSTLCDLTFVVFLISWFITRQVGLFLVIRTSYLDAPRFIPFEWAPEQGRFLTYRVYIGFVAMLSILWILATAWFYMACNVAIRVVRGMGAEDSRSDEDGSEEDALEQVPESVGTSTATRSQEEADLRKRK from the exons ATGGCATACAACCTCACCGCCTCCGCCATCCCGTCTCTCATTCATTCACATGTCCCACAATCCCTGCGGCCCTTTGTAACCCTGTCATATCCCATCACCGACCCTCTCGCCCACCCGTCTGCACAGACACTGTACGACAAGGGACCGCAAGATGCGTATTTCGTCGTCTTCTGGGCAATAGCGTTTACCGTGCTCCGGGAGGTGTTCATGAAGGGTCTTTTCTCGCCCTTTATGAGAATATGTCTGCGGAGCCCGCCAAAGATCAAGGGACAGGAGAGAGAATACGCAAAGGCtagaaagaagagggagCATATTGTTACGAGGTTTGCAGAGCAAGGTTGGAGCTGGCTGTATTGCTCTGTATATTGGACGTTTGGCGTT ATTGTCCTCCGTCAAAACCCCTCTCCAACGTCTCCCGAACAGCTTTGGGGCACATACCCGGCCATCCCTCTCCCTGCACTTACCAAGTTTTACTATCTCTCCCAGCTTGGTTGGTGGTTCCACCAGCTGCTCGTTATCAACTGCGAgaagcgaagaagagatcatTGGCAGATGTTTGGACACCACATCTTGACCATTACTTTGATTGTGGGAAGTTATGTCATGAACTTTACCCAGGTCGGTGTCCTTATCCACTGTCTTATGGACTTTTGCGACATTCTCTTACCA CTCGCCAAAATGTTTCGCTacctctccctctccacCCTCTGTGACCTCACATTCGTCGTCTTCCTCATTTCATGGTTCATTACTCGACAAGTCGGTCTCTTCCTCGTTATCCGCACCTCCTATCTCGACGCTCCCAGATTTATCCCCTTTGAATGGGCTCCCGAACAAGGCCGATTTCTTACTTACCGGGTATACATTGGTTTTGTCGCCATGCTCTCTATCCTCTGGATTCTCGCGACCGCATGGTTTTATATGGCCTGCAACGTCGCAATCCGCGTGGTACGAGGTATGGGCGCCGAAGATTCGAGGAGTGATGAGGATGGGTCCGAAGAGGATGCGTTGGAGCAAGTGCCAGAGAGTGTAGGTACTTCAACCGCGACCAGATctcaagaagaagcagatTTGCGAAAGCGAAAATGA
- a CDS encoding Cysteine-tRNA ligase, putative (Similar to TIGR gene model, INSD accession AAW41790.1) has protein sequence MATNKSVVAQPTWYSPAKSADEPALRVYNSLTRSKDVFVPTNGRRVDWYNCGPTVYDSSHMGHARNYLTQDIIRRILRDYFNYDVNFVMNVTDIDDKIILRARESYLLDQAISSNPALTPQLISDVEAAFTKYIAKPLKSLPTPLEHSPNATSFEILDLLLQKDQSEAQWAKEAREREEKFGMYLTSLSKAREAYNSAQQKVGKPEGEGQAVKDLVEGAADVLGPYLGEKLGHTIADPIAVCRRLASYWENAFFTDMARLRVLPPDTITRVSEYVPEIVSFVQRIVDNGFAYEGGGSVWFDVNKFEGAEGDGFRHEYAKLQPSSKGNKKLLDEGEGALTGSQGKRRPADFALWKAKSKPGEPAWPSPWGEGRPGWHIECSVMASAILGSGMDVHSGGVDLMFPHHDNELAQAEAYHGCKQWVNYFLHTGHLHIEGLKMSKSLKNFITIDEALQTYSARQLRLAFMLQIWNAKLDFKKDLIVDTKAKEETFDNFFTNVRARMSDAAALGSNEDGKHHYEEAEKSLMTDLHKAQNDFRAALCDSFNTPAAIQILLDLISSVNLYFASRGREYNIAPVVTIAQWITRMLRMFGLGEGDVTSGQIGWGKEGDEAAGGDFEGKLDPYLRAMASFRDDIRRLAIEGATAGEILKLCDKFRDQDLANLGIQLDDGQSATGGALYKLVDPAILIRAREEKERAAAEKAEKKKAAEAKRIAQLEKGRVPPQEMFRPPNVAEGTYSAWDEQGLPTKDGEGQDLSKSLQKKVAKEWKVQEKAHSAWLAWQKEQEGK, from the exons ATGGCAACCAACAAGTCAGTTGTCGCACAGCCAACTTGGTATTCTCCAGCAAAGTCGGCAGATGAACCAGCACTCAGAGTCTACAACTCCCTCACAAGATCAAAGGATGTATTTGTACCCACGAACGGAAGGAGAGTCGACTGGTATAACTGTGGTCCTACTGTCTATGATTCATCCCATATGGGTCATGCCAG GAATTACCTCACTCAGGACATCATTCGAAGAATATTGCGAGACTACTTCAATTACGATGTCAACTTTGTTATGAATGTCACCGACATTGATGACAAGATCATCCTTCGAGCTCGTGAATCATACCTCCTGGATCAAGCCATTTCCTCCAACCCTGCTCTTACTCCCCAACTCATCTCCGATGTCGAAGCTGCATTCACAAAGTACATCGCCAAACCTCTCAAATCCCTTCCCACTCCTCTCGAACACTCTCCTAATGCTACTTCTTTTGAAATTCTCGACTTGCTGTTGCAAAAGGACCAGTCTGAAGCTCAATGGGCAAAGGAAGCTAGAGAAAGGGAGGAAAAGTTTGGAATGTACTTGACAAGTCTTTCCAAAGCTAGGGAAGCGTACAATTCTGCCCAGCAAAAGGTCGGAAAGCCCGAAGGAGAGGGACAAGCTGTCAAAGACTTGGTTGAAGGAGCGGCCGACGTCCTTGGACCATATCTGGGTGAAAAG CTGGGCCACACTATTGCGGACCCTATCGCTGTCTGCCGGCGTCTCGCTTCTTACTGGGAAAATGCATTCTTCACAGATATGGCCCGTCTCCGTGTACTTCCTCCCGACACTATCACCCGTGTTTCCGAATACGTGCCCGAAATCGTCTCTTTCGTTCAGCGCATCGTCGACAATGGGTTTGCTTATGAGGGCGGTGGAAGCGTCTGGTTTGATGTCAATAAGTTTGAGGGTGCCGAGGGTGACGGATTCAGACATGAGTATGCCAAGCTCCAGCCTTCAAGCAAGGGCAACAAGAAGCTCTTAGATGAGGGGGAAG GTGCTTTAACCGGTTCCCAGGGAAAGCGACGCCCTGCAGACTTTGCTCTCTGGAAAGCCAAGTCCAAGCCTGGAGAACCTGCTTGGCCATCACCTTGGGGGGAGGGCCGACCTGGCTGGCACATTGAATGCTCTGTCATGGCTAGTGCGATTTTAGGTAGCGGAATGGACGTTCACTCTGGTGGTGTGGATTTGATGTTCCCTCACCACGACAATGAACTTGCTCAAGCGGAG GCGTATCATGGCTGCAAACAATGGGTCAACTACTTTTTACATACTGGTCATCTTCACATCGAGGGCTTGAAAATGAGCAAGTCTCTCAAAAACTTCATCACCATCGAT GAAGCTCTTCAGACATACTCTGCCCGACAATTGAGACTTGCTTTCATGCTTCAAATATGGAATGCCAAGCTAGACTTCAAAAAAGACCTGATCGTTGATACCAAGGCTAAGGAAGAGACTTTTGAC AACTTCTTCACCAACGTCAGAGCTAGGATGAGCGATGCTGCTGCTCTAGGTTCCAACGAGGACGGCAAGCACCACTACGAGGAGGCGGAGAAGAGCCTCATGACCGA CCTGCACAAAGCCCAAAATGACTTCCGAGCTGCTCTTTGCGATTCCTTCAACACCCCCGCCGCCATCCAAATCCTTTTAGATCTCATCTCTAGCGTCAATCTCTATTTTGCTTCCCGCGGTCGAGAGTACAACATTGCACCCGTTGTTACCATTGCCCAGTGGATTACCCGTATGCTTCGTATGTTTGGCCTTGGCGAAGGCGACGTCACATCTGGTCAGATTGGATGGGGCAAGGAGGGTGACGAGGCGGCTGGCGGCGACTTTGAAGGCAAGCTCGACCCTTACCTCCGAGCGATGGCCTCCTTTCGAGATGATATCCGTCGACTGGCTATTGAGGGCGCTACCGCTGGGGAAATCCTTAAGCTCTGCGATAAGTTCAGAGATCAGGATCTTGCGAACCTCGGTATCCAGCTTGATGACGGCCAATCAGCAACTGGCGGTGCATTGTACAAGCTTGTTGACCCCGCTATCCTCATCCGAGcaagggaagagaaggaacGGGCAGCTGCAGAGAAGGccgagaagaagaaggctgctGAGGCGAAGAGGATCGCTCAGCTTGAAAAAGGTCGAGTGCCTCCTCAAGAGATGTTCAGGCCTCCTAACGTCGCCGAAGGAACTTACTCTGCATGGGACGAACAGGGATTACCCACAAAGGATGGTGAGGGACAGGATTTGAGCAAGAGCTtgcagaagaaggtggCGAAGGAGTGGAAAGTCCAGGAAAAAGCGCATAGCGCTTGGTTGGCTTGGCAAAAAGAGCAAGAGGGAAAGTAG
- a CDS encoding uncharacterized protein (Similar to TIGR gene model, INSD accession AAW41792.1), protein MADVSDPKIAEAYEQIRSNGGEETWMLLDYESEKSNKLVLTATGKGDLSELSAQLKPENASFAYAKVRYENDEHSFREKFILVIWIGENVKVMRRARVSVHAADVKKVLRAYSIEVSASTPTDLEQDDIVTRLRRAGGANYDRSKFD, encoded by the exons ATGGCCGACGTCTCCGACCCCAAAATTGCTGAGG CTTACGAGCAAATCAGGAGCAACGGGGGCGAGGAGACCTGGATGTTGCTGGACTATGAG TCTGAAAAGTCCAACAAACTTGTCCTAACGGCTACCGGAAAAGGCGACCTTTCCGAACTTTCTGCTCAACTCAAACCCGAGAATGCCTCATTCGCCTACGCCAAGGTTCGATACGAGAACGACGAGCACTCTTTCCGGGAGAAGTTCATCTTGGTCATTTGGATTGGCGAGAATGTCAAGGTTATGAGGAGAGCGAGG GTCTCTGTCCACGCCGCGGATGTCAAGAAGGTCTTGCGAGCATATTCTATCGAAGTTTCAGCCTCCACCCCTACCGACCTTGAACAG GACGACATTGTGACCCGTTTACGACGGGCTGGTGGTGCCAACTACGACCGATCCAAGTTTGACTAG
- a CDS encoding dCMP deaminase, putative (Similar to TIGR gene model, INSD accession AAW41794.1), which translates to MFIAIIGTPSSGKRTVLQYLEKKYGFKHLRLSKGEVQVFANVPDLLDHVTRNWLSHFVTTDLRTYEEIDPFLKRPFFLLVSVDGPLRVRFERERARTEAEGKNITLEDFVDAHDSLLHGLPSTQIHALPALAQGQFMSDFRRILTLAHVHVDNNFTDISALNWYLDRLDLLDEERLRPGWDTYFMTLASLASERSNCMKRRVGALLVRSKRILSTGYNGTPRGTRNCNQGGCSRCNGSARGGEALNECLCLHAEENALLEAGRERIGDDSVIYCNTCPCLRCSVKIVQCGVREVVYNQSYSMDEASARVLKEGGVTLRQLHLPSEIW; encoded by the exons ATGTTCATCGCAATCATCGGCACCCCATCTTCGGGGAAGCGAACCGTACTTCAGTACCTCGAAAAGAAATACGGATTCAAGCATTTGCGATTAAGCAAGGGGGAGGTACAA GTTTTTGCCAATGTGCCCGATCTCCTCGACCATGTTACTCGCAACTGGCTCTCCCATTTTGTTACTACGGATCTTCGCACGTATGAAGAAATAGATCCGTTCCTTAAGCGACCATTCTTCTTATTGGTCAGTGTGGACGGCCCTTTACGAGTGAGATTCGAACGTGAACGAGCTAG GACTGAAGCAGAAGGCAAGAATATAACCCTCGAAGATTTCGTTGATGCGCATGATTCACTACTTCACGGCCTTCCGTCCACACAAATTCATGCTCTTCCAGCACTTGCTCAAGGTCAATTCATGTCAGACTTCCGGCGCATCCTCACTCTTGCCCACGTTCATGTTGACAACAATTTCACCGATATCTCTGCTCTGAACTGGTATCTTGATCGCCTCGACCTTCTGGATGAAGAAAGGCTGAGACCTGGATGGGACACTTACTTCATG ACTTTAGCATCTTTGGCGTCAGAGCGTTCAAATTGCATGAAACGACGAGTAGGGGCTTTGCTTGTGAGATCGAAGAGAATTCTGTCGACAGGTTACAATGGTACGCCGAGGGGTACCCGGAATTGTAATCAGGGAGGATGCTCTCGATGTAATGGCAGTGCAAGGGGTGGCGAAGCTC TCAATGAGTGTTTATGTTTGCATGCAGAAGAGAATGCTTTGTTGGAGGCGGGGAGGGAGCGTATCGGCGATGATTCCGTCATTTATTGCAACAC ATGCCCCTGCCTCCGCTGTTCTGTCAAGATCGTACAATGTGGCGTTCGGGAGGTTGTCTACAATCAGAGTTACAGTATGGATGAAGCTTCCGCCAGGGTGCTTAAAGAGGGTGGTGTTACACTGCGACAGCTTCATTTACCTAGCGAAATTTGGTGA
- a CDS encoding Hypothetical protein (Similar to TIGR gene model, INSD accession AAW41788.1; CNB00880) produces the protein MKFRERWSRSYEVGYDIILHVHYIFHQLDLRTRQSLIEGVEAIEEEEHRQEEARKVMIDFSNEMKRAAEVLKQFGSATTSSLLREEQLRGKREKNISQ, from the exons ATGAAATTCAGGGAGAGATGGTCCCGTTCCTACGAGGTAGG GTACGACATCATCCTCCATGTACATTACATTTTCCATCAACTCGATTTGCGAACACGGCAAAGTTTGATAGAAGGTGTCGAAGCgattgaggaagaagagcacAGACAGG AGGAAGCTCGGAAAGTGATGATTGACTTTTCAAACGAGATGAAGCGAGCGGCAGAGGTGCTCAAGCAGTTTGGCAGTGCGACGACCAGTTCATTGTTGCGTGAGGAGCAATTGCGTGGCAAGCGTGAGAAGAATATCTCTCAATAG
- a CDS encoding uncharacterized protein (Similar to TIGR gene model, INSD accession AAW41793.1) codes for MGIAAQTPMPYSEHHKLIDKLYATISTVPSSTMDPAVINYILFPITNIMRQSNPASLPDNFLEAAFNLLAFMVGAWRKCDGGIDVVAWEQLWRFSISAVGPRVVSREKDKGKGKEAGQEVQLNAVKLLAALLEPSTENTPTLHPSPAMLEKVANSKSPLLPTLFQTITLLLETVLPSPPYLQLQLSSLRLLRRLIQSYLPGKHQILAALLPGTVSAMAKLIDTQGKNLKGEAAQESAGVIEIVVTLTLNDHDLQELGVLRPPAEDLSQLAEEWEAANISADQLTPPSPAPSNTSIAPNPFPPLTASYLSFTATQLLSAIPPVLFTLVPHSSDLARSAASSLASSLIGRCSESLPLLRSRALTCLLLLSQDTFDPVRYDARRKLRQLLSTETSTLSLTLVDLLSDAVNSLPRLVTSQQDTRVDEIARLVTAIAEASTELSRSRKHSLRGNAIAELLGPNGSVERWSWALLDCLEFGKPSGWSAAAGTAERAARLGWEGGFSQNSNLLLVNGAVQEQAEDEVEAMGSFPHLPLRYIESEATARRMGEMLSALGSAADEAALHSVEYFIKFAKTNRRRHTVKAVSSLWVADRLLSGVVVSQLEGVEGKVSKATRKMAREVVKAVIAMEEDGEEEEEDFAYDQEDTSALIPIERTKGIDTLTTLLDRNPLPNSRTATETRRLHLQAQQTLLTSLSLQSLSLSAHILSSSFRPLLLTMLYIILSHLASPHPIVQSYASLTLSHVAQYTGYASPAALVLDNVDYVINVVTQRLTYKRLSATAPLVLIAMIRLVGEPIVPLVHDVVDEIFDALDDYHGYETMTSSLLAVLVILIDVMSKKVKLEVEGSSDEERKRKAEKFSRIGKAPDPASDFAEFGKWWEEKAQRSQETVSEVLERAPQHAWGKEEAVNEDQDETTGEDDAKMEEVETPATRSQQVATRILTKALFFLTHRSPFLRSKVLSLIADSVPILALGNRESDLLPLIHDSWSIILNRLDDPEPYVVVEAAEVIASLCEHVGDFMSKRVLEHAWPRLLKLLNDQRELDRRSALARRGGMGTESSFTVSHRLHIAILNVAIFIAREVPVADKVLWEMMLSFRDFVDDRVHEDLCGKAMQLYTELGKRDGDALWIVLNGTLGNGVVGDAWEYLSRAKLSIERCASILLGAI; via the coding sequence ATGGGCATAGCAGCCCAGACGCCCATGCCGTACTCTGAGCACCACAAGCTCATCGATAAGCTCTACGCTACAATATCCACCGTTCCATCTAGCACCATGGACCCTGCTGTCATCAACTATAtcctcttccccatcaCCAATATCATGCGCCAATCTAATCCTGCTAGTCTCCCAGATAACTTTTTAGAAGCAGCCTTCAATCTCCTCGCGTTCATGGTCGGGGCTTGGAGGAAATGTGATGGAGGGATAGATGTGGTCGCTTGGGAACAACTTTGGAGGTTTAGCATCTCGGCGGTTGGACCAAGGGTTGTGAGCCGAGAAAAGGACAAGGGCAAGGGAAAAGAAGCCGGTCAAGAGGTCCAGCTCAACGCCGTCAAACTCCTGGCCGCTCTTCTTGAACCCTCAACAGAAAATACTCCTACTTTGCACCCGTCACCAGCAATGCTCGAGAAAGTTGCTAATTCAAAATCTCCCTTGCTACCAACTTTGTTTCAAACAAtcactcttcttctcgagACTGTCCTGCCCTCTCCACCCTATTTACAACTCCAACTCTCATCTCTCAGATTGCTCAGACGCCTGATACAGTCATACCTGCCTGGGAAACATCAGATCCTTGCGGCTCTTCTACCGGGGACGGTGAGCGCTATGGCAAAGCTGATAGATACCCAAGGCAAGAATCTCAAGGGCGAGGCGGCGCAGGAAAGTGCAGGCGTAATTGAGATCGTGGTCACTTTGACTTTGAACGACCATGATCTTCAAGAGCTCGGGGTTCTCAGACCGCCTGCCGAAGATTTAAGTCAACTGGCCGAGGAGTGGGAGGCCGCAAATATCTCTGCCGACCAGCTAACCCCGCCTTCACCGGCTCCTAGCAACACCTCTATTGCACCAAATCCCTTCCCGCCTCTGACAGCCTCCTATCTATCTTTCACCGCCACGCAGCTGTTGTCTGCCATCCCCCCAGTGCTCTTTACCCTCGTACCTCATTCTTCAGATCTCGCGCGCTCTGCGGCTTCATCCTTGGCATCTTCACTCATCGGGAGATGTTCCGAATcgcttcctcttctccgATCCCGTGCCCTTACATGTCTTTTACTCTTATCTCAAGATACTTTCGACCCAGTCCGTTACGATGCGCGTCGAAAGCTTAGACAATTACTTTCTACAGAAACCTCCACTCTCTCGCTGACCCTTGTCGACCTTCTTAGCGATGCTGTCAACTCCCTTCCGCGTCTCGTCACATCCCAACAAGACACCAGAGTAGACGAAATCGCTCGACTAGTAACTGCTATTGCAGAAGCTTCTACCGAGCTTTCGCGTAGTCGGAAACACTCATTAAGGGGCAATGCGATTGCTGAGCTGTTAGGACCAAATGGGAGTGTGGAGAGATGGAGCTGGGCATTGCTGGATTGTCTCGAGTTTGGAAAACCATCCGGATGGAGTGCGGCTGCGGGAACAGCAGAAAGAGCTGCCCGCTTGGGCTGGGAGGGTGGGTTCAGTCAAAACAGCAACTTGCTTTTGGTGAATGGGGCGGTACAGGAACAGGCCGAGGATGAAGTAGAGGCAATGGGCAGTTTCCCTCATTTGCCCCTACGTTATATTGAGTCTGAAGCGACAGCTCGCAGGATGGGGGAAATGTTATCGGCATTGGGGTCAGCAGCGGACGAGGCCGCACTACACTCGGTCGAATACTTTATCAAGTTTGCCAAAACGAACAGAAGACGGCATACTGTCAAAGCCGTCTCATCTTTATGGGTAGCGGATAGATTGTTATCTGGCGTTGTGGTATCACAACTTGAAGGAGTTGAAGGAAAGGTCAGCAAGGCGACAAGAAAAATGGCTAGGGAAGTTGTCAAGGCAGTTATTGcgatggaagaagatggggaggaggaagaagaggatttTGCGTACGATCAGGAAGATACCTCTGCATTAATTCCTATTGAAAGGACCAAAGGCATCGACACCCTCACCACCCTTCTCGATCGCAACCCTCTACCTAATTCCCGTACAGCCACAGAAACACGACGCCTTCATCTCCAAGCTCAGCAGACGCTTCTTACCTCGCTCTCGCTCCAATCGCTTTCCCTATCAGCCCACATTCTATCATCCTCCTTCCGTCCTCTGCTTCTCACGATGCTTTACATCATTCTCTCTCATCTTGCTTCACCGCACCCTATCGTACAATCGTACGCATCTCTCACTTTATCCCATGTTGCTCAATACACTGGCTATGCGTCCCCAGCAGCTCTCGTCCTTGACAATGTAGATTATGTCATCAATGTCGTTACCCAACGCCTGACATACAAGCGCCTTTCGGCCACGGCGCCTCTCGTGCTTATCGCTATGATCCGGCTCGTGGGTGAGCCAATCGTACCTCTTGTTCACGACGTCGTAGACGAAATTTTTGATGCGTTGGATGATTATCACGGATACGAAACAATGACGAGCAGTCTGCTTGCAGTGCTTGTGATTCTTATTGACGTGATGAGCAAAAAGGTGAAGTTGGAAGTAGAAGGATCATCAGATGAGGAACGAAAGAGGAAAGCCGAGAAATTTAGTAGGATAGGCAAGGCGCCTGATCCAGCGAGCGATTTCGCAGAATTCGGCAAATGGTGGGAGGAGAAAGCTCAAAGAAGTCAGGAAACGGTCAGCGAGGTTCTAGAGAGAGCTCCGCAACACGCGTGGGGTAAAGAGGAAGCGGTCAATGAGGACCAAGATGAAACAACTGGGGAGGACGATGCTAAGATGGAGGAAGTTGAAACCCCTGCCACTCGATCTCAACAAGTCGCTACCCGAATCCTCACAAAGGCCCTATTTTTCCTCACCCACCGCTCCCCCTTTCTTCGATCCAAGGTCCTCTCCCTTATCGCCGACTCAGTGCCGATTCTTGCCTTGGGGAACCGAGAATCAGATCTCCTCCCTCTTATCCATGATTCTTGGTCAATCATCCTTAATCGACTTGACGACCCTGAGCCGTATGTGGTAGTTGAGGCTGCAGAAGTCATTGCCAGTCTTTGCGAGCATGTTGGGGATTTTATGAGTAAGAGAGTCTTGGAACACGCCTGGCCAAGGTTGCTCAAGCTGTTAAATGATCAACGCGAATTGGACAGGCGATCTGCCCTCGCTAGGCGCGGCGGAATGGGAACTGAAAGCTCGTTTACAGTGTCTCACCGTCTACATATTGCAATCCTCAACGTAGCAATTTTTATCGCTCGAGAAGTGCCGGTAGCAGACAAGGTCTTATGGGAAATGATGTTGTCTTTCAGAGACTTTGTTGATGATCGAGTGCATGAAGATCTGTGTGGGAAGGCTATGCAGCTTTACACAGAGCTGGGAAAGAGGGACGGCGACGCCTTGTGGATTGTGCTGAATGGAACTTTAGGTAATGGAGTTGTTGGGGACGCTTGGGAGTACCTCAGTCGGGCAAAATTGAGCATCGAGCGATGTGCATCTATTCTGTTGGGAGCCATTTAG
- a CDS encoding ER to Golgi transport-related protein, putative (Similar to TIGR gene model, INSD accession AAW41789.1) codes for MILRISSLLFLFTLLTAVYAVKFDLTSDRNPKPKCIWNFASAHSLVIVTANVPGEPDQQVDIQILDGSERGNVYLSKKDVRGEARLAVTTHESADVGVCLTNRYTGSGNPRVVRSVELDVDIGADAIDYNAIANQESLSILEVEMRKLEAVTKEIVEEMGYLQKREMRMRDTNESTNQRVKVFSVLIICGTIGLGVWQLVHLRSFFKRKYLID; via the exons ATGATCCTCCGAATCTCCTCGCTCCTATTCCTTTTCACATTACTAACAGCAGTCTACGCTGTCAAGTTTGACCTCACTTCCGATCGGAATCCCAAACCCA AATG TATTTGGAATTTTGCGTCCGCACATTCTCTTGTGATTGTCACAGCCAACGTTCCCGGAGAACCTGATCAGCAAGTTGATATCCAAATTCTTGACGGATCTGAGCGAGGGAATGTGTACCTGTCAAAGAAGGATGTGAGAGGAGAGGCTAGGCTTGCGGTCACTACGCACGAATCTGCCGACGTCGGTGTTTGCTTGACCAACCGGTATACTGGAT CTGGGAACCCAAGAGTCGTTAGGTCTGTGGAGCTCGATGTTGACATTGGTGCCGATGCGATCGACTACAA TGCTATCGCGAATCAAGAATCCCTTTCAATTCTCGAAGTTGAGATGCGCAAGCTTGAAGCTGTTACCAAGGAAATTGTTGAGGAGATGGGATACCTCCAAAAGAGAGAAATGCGAATGAGAGATACCAACG AGAGCACAAACCAGCGAGTCAAGGTGTTTTCAGTCCTCATTATCTGCGGCACTATAGGACTTGGTGTCTGGCAG CTCGTGCATCTCCGATCATTCTTCAAGCGCAAGTATCTCATCGACTAA
- a CDS encoding Hypothetical protein (Similar to TIGR gene model, INSD accession AAW41791.1), with the protein MPVRGSDIVIILVAIIFPPAAAAMITGCSCDLLINILLTILGYLPGHIHAFWLIYKRIRAEETYGNGGYTYLGNGNFVGNAPVGAAPGGPGQQPYYGSTR; encoded by the exons ATGCCCGTCCGAGGTTCTGACATCGTTATCATTCTTGTCGccatcatcttccctcCAGCTGCAGCTGCTATGATCACCGGCTGCAGCTGTGACTTGCTCATCAACATC CTTTTGACCATCTTG GGATACCTACC TGGCCATATCCATGCCTTCTGGCTCATTT ACAAGCGCATCAGGGCGGAAGAGACGTATGGGAACGGTGGCTACACCTACCTTGGAAACGGCAACTTTGTCGGAAATGCCCCTGTTGGTGCGGCCCCTGGTGGTCCTG GCCAGCAGCCATACTACGGTTCTACCCGCTAA